From Paenibacillus sp. V4I7, one genomic window encodes:
- a CDS encoding GDSL-type esterase/lipase family protein has protein sequence MTTRKKSLRFIKQIISLCMSVSLLLMCALPATAADSDPSNAATIQLEAEQAQLTGGLQVNTNHPGYTGSGFLDGYWNFGGTATFTANVPASGKYKVTARYGNATYNPATLSLIVNGTKIKQTSLPLLANWDTWGDQTETLDLYAGANTIAYKFDSGDTGIINLDHIRVSPAPIEAETAIRLGFASVYNDSAASGGQAVEYLHVSGNGLQFNNVPAANSLTVRYAATSSGTYSMYVNGVKTQTINFTGNGTWNGAYTSVTMPVNIPAGATLKLQYDTGDTGWNVDNIILLQGDQLFRANKDFVKQIGRTVFYNDTLWLALSGSGAEYKFRGTKAQITMKGDQVALGQTDYARIGIYVNGVRVVDDLLKQSQKTYTVFESATQQDVVIKVVKLSEAIRSTAGIQEIRVNSVDGIHPTQGSARKIEIIGDSITAGYGVDDMKENGFSTATEDVTKTYAYKTAAALQADYSVVAYSGHGIVSGYTGNGEKNTGLLVPNNYDIIARSAGRIDGNLDINNSPWDFNKFVPDLIVINLGTNDYSYTKDDSVKQAEYRDAYVEFLKQVRSRNANARLMCTVGIMGDAIFPMVEQAAAAYTNQTGDTKISVMKFEIQLWEDGFGADWHPSEATHTKAANKLIAKIKEVMNW, from the coding sequence ATGACAACAAGAAAAAAGTCGCTTCGCTTCATCAAACAAATCATTTCCTTATGTATGTCCGTTTCACTGCTGCTGATGTGCGCGCTTCCCGCCACAGCTGCTGACAGCGATCCTTCGAATGCAGCAACCATTCAGCTTGAAGCCGAACAAGCCCAGCTGACAGGCGGGCTCCAGGTGAATACCAATCATCCTGGATACACGGGCAGCGGCTTTCTGGATGGATACTGGAATTTTGGAGGAACAGCGACTTTTACCGCTAACGTTCCGGCTTCAGGGAAATACAAAGTAACCGCACGTTACGGCAATGCCACTTATAATCCGGCTACACTGAGTCTTATTGTAAATGGAACGAAAATCAAGCAGACAAGCTTGCCTTTACTTGCGAACTGGGATACATGGGGCGATCAAACGGAAACGTTGGATTTATATGCCGGCGCCAATACGATTGCTTACAAATTTGACAGTGGCGATACGGGAATCATTAACCTCGACCATATTCGGGTTTCTCCTGCGCCAATTGAAGCGGAAACTGCGATCAGGCTGGGATTCGCTTCTGTCTACAATGACTCCGCAGCGTCAGGCGGTCAAGCGGTCGAGTATCTTCATGTGAGCGGCAATGGCCTTCAGTTCAACAATGTCCCTGCTGCAAACAGCCTTACTGTGAGATATGCTGCCACTAGCTCGGGTACGTATAGTATGTACGTGAATGGAGTTAAGACACAGACAATCAACTTCACCGGGAATGGCACTTGGAATGGCGCCTACACCAGCGTGACCATGCCGGTCAATATTCCTGCAGGCGCGACATTGAAGCTCCAATATGATACTGGAGATACGGGCTGGAATGTAGACAATATTATATTGCTGCAGGGTGATCAATTATTTAGAGCAAATAAGGACTTCGTAAAGCAGATCGGCAGAACCGTTTTCTATAATGACACGCTTTGGTTGGCGTTGTCCGGCAGCGGGGCGGAGTACAAGTTTAGAGGCACAAAGGCGCAAATTACGATGAAAGGCGACCAGGTTGCGTTAGGGCAGACCGATTATGCAAGGATCGGCATTTATGTTAACGGCGTACGAGTCGTAGACGATTTATTAAAACAGTCTCAGAAGACTTACACCGTATTTGAAAGTGCTACACAACAGGATGTCGTCATTAAGGTCGTCAAGCTGTCGGAGGCGATCAGATCTACCGCAGGAATCCAGGAGATTCGAGTTAATTCTGTGGATGGGATTCACCCGACGCAGGGTTCGGCTCGGAAGATCGAGATCATCGGCGATTCGATCACGGCCGGCTATGGGGTTGATGATATGAAGGAGAACGGATTTTCCACTGCGACAGAAGACGTGACCAAAACCTATGCATATAAAACGGCAGCTGCGCTCCAGGCCGACTACAGCGTGGTTGCCTACAGCGGTCATGGCATCGTCTCTGGCTATACCGGTAATGGTGAGAAGAACACCGGGCTGCTGGTTCCGAATAATTATGACATCATTGCCAGATCTGCCGGCCGTATTGACGGGAATCTGGATATCAACAACTCACCATGGGACTTTAACAAATTCGTACCTGATCTGATTGTAATAAATCTTGGGACGAACGATTATTCGTATACAAAGGATGATTCGGTGAAGCAAGCTGAGTACAGAGATGCCTATGTCGAATTCCTGAAGCAGGTTCGATCGCGTAACGCGAATGCGCGTTTGATGTGCACCGTGGGCATAATGGGGGATGCAATTTTCCCGATGGTGGAGCAAGCAGCCGCAGCTTATACGAATCAAACCGGCGATACCAAAATTTCGGTTATGAAGTTTGAAATTCAATTGTGGGAAGACGGCTTCGGTGCAGATTGGCATCCGTCGGAGGCAACCCATACCAAAGCTGCAAACAAGCTGATTGCCAAAATAAAAGAGGTAATGAATTGGTAG